In the Pristiophorus japonicus isolate sPriJap1 chromosome 5, sPriJap1.hap1, whole genome shotgun sequence genome, one interval contains:
- the irf4b gene encoding interferon regulatory factor 4, which translates to MHMDSECNMAPVSSGNGKLRQWLIDQIDSAKYPGLIWENEDKSIFRIPWKHAGKQDYNRDEDAALFKAWALFKGKFREGVDKPDPPTWKTRLRCALNKSNDFEELVERSQLDISDPYKVYKIIPEGSKKVGGSKQVSMEDPQILMNHHSYPTYPSMPPQIPNYIVQHERSWREYEQLHPELSYQCPTVPFAPRNHHWQGPSCENGYQVTGSFYACAPAESQAPGISTEPSMRSAEALALSDCRLQIFLYYRETLVREVTTTSPEGCRIAHGQDDKLFAASNIDQVLFPYPDSNAQRKGIEKLLSHLEKGVLLWMTADGLYAKRLCQSRIYWEGPLAPYSDRPNKLERDQVTKLFDTQQFLAELQSYAHHGRPLMPRFQIVFCFGEEFPDPQRSRKLITAHIEPVFARQFYYFTQQNSGHLLRGFEMPDHVNSAEDYHRSIRLPLQD; encoded by the exons ATGCATATGGATTCAGAGTGCAACATGGCCCCAGTGTCTTCCGGAAATGGCAAACTCCGCCAGTGGTTGATTGACCAGATTGACAGTGCTAAATATCCCGGTCTGATCTGGGAGAACGAGGACAAGAGCATTTTTCGGATTCCTTGGAAACACGCCGGTAAACAGGATTACAACCGGGACGAGGACGCGGCACTTTTCAAG GCTTGGGCACTTTTCAAAGGAAAATTTCGTGAGGGAGTCGACAAACCAGATCCCCCAACATGGAAGACTAGACTGAGATGTGCCTTAAATAAGAGCAACGACTTTGAAGAATTGGTTGAACGTAGTCAACTCGATATCTCCGATCCATACAAAGTGTACAAAATTATACCAGAAGGGTCAAAGAAAG TAGGAGGATCAAAACAAGTGAGCATGGAAGATCCGCAGATATTAATGAACCACCATTCTTACCCTACATATCCTTCAATGCCACCCCAG ATACCCAACTATATCGTTCAACATGAACGTAGCTGGAGGGAATATGAACAGTTACATCCAGAACTATCCTATCAGTGCCCAACAGTGCCATTCGCTCCACGGAACCATCACTGGCAAGGACCTAGTTGCGAAAATG GTTATCAGGTAACTGGATCATTTTATGCTTGTGCACCTGCTGAATCACAAGCACCTGGTATTTCTACAGAACCTAGTATGAGATCTGCAGAAGCATTGGCTCTTTCGG ACTGTCGGCTACAAATTTTTTTGTATTATCGAGAAACCCTGGTGAGAGAAGTGACAACAACAAGCCCTGAAGGTTGTAGAATAGCCCACGGCCAAGATGATAAGCTATTTGCAGCTAGCAACATAGATCAGGTGCTGTTCCCTTATCCAGACAGCAATGCACAACGCAAGGGTATTGAGAAGCTGCTCAGTCACTTGGAAAAGGGAGTCCTGCTGTGGATGACAGCTGATGGTCTCTATGCCAAACGATTGTGCCAGAGCAGAATCTACTGGGAAGGACCTTTAGCACCATACAGCGACCGGCCGAACAAGCTGGAGAGGGACCAAGTCACAAAACTTTTTGACACGCAACAGTTTTTAGCAG AGCTACAAAGCTATGCACATCATGGCCGTCCACTCATGCCAAGGTTCcaaattgtgttctgttttggtgaaGAATTTCCAGATCCACAGAGATCAAGAAAACTTATCACTGCACAT ATCGAGCCAGTGTTTGCCAGGCAGTTTTATTACTTCACTCAACAGAACAGTGGACATTTGCTTCGAGGCTTTGAAATGCCCGATCATGTGAACAGTGCAGAGGATTATCACCGATCGATTCGACTTCCGCTCCAAGACTAA